The Streptomyces sp. NBC_01255 genome window below encodes:
- a CDS encoding GNAT family N-acetyltransferase, with protein MGFTLEGPVLEGAFVRLEPLGHQHAAGLAEAAEENRESYGFTWVPGREEIGAYVAAQLGRAADGRLAPYAQVDVATGRVVGATSFWDPRFWPSGERLCAIEIGFTWLAASAQGTGVNAEAKYLLFRHAFESWDVARVDLKTDARNARSRAAIESVGATFEGVLRNWSVSWVPGEEGRLRDSAVFSIVAEEWPVRRAALEERLARVGERRAGAERGMRHPSEPPRGPGVTI; from the coding sequence ATGGGTTTCACGCTGGAAGGGCCGGTTCTGGAGGGCGCGTTCGTGCGCCTGGAGCCGCTGGGGCATCAGCACGCCGCGGGTCTCGCCGAGGCGGCCGAGGAGAACCGGGAGTCGTACGGGTTCACCTGGGTGCCGGGGCGGGAGGAGATCGGGGCGTACGTCGCCGCGCAGCTCGGCCGCGCCGCCGACGGCAGGCTCGCCCCGTACGCGCAGGTGGACGTGGCGACCGGGCGGGTGGTCGGCGCCACCTCCTTCTGGGACCCGCGTTTCTGGCCGTCCGGTGAGCGCCTGTGCGCGATCGAGATCGGCTTCACGTGGCTCGCGGCCTCGGCCCAGGGCACGGGCGTGAACGCCGAGGCCAAGTACCTGCTCTTCCGGCACGCCTTCGAGAGCTGGGACGTGGCGCGGGTGGACCTCAAGACGGACGCGCGCAACGCCCGCTCGCGGGCGGCGATCGAGAGCGTGGGTGCGACCTTCGAGGGCGTCCTGCGGAACTGGTCCGTCTCGTGGGTCCCCGGCGAGGAGGGCCGGCTGCGCGACTCCGCCGTCTTCTCGATCGTGGCCGAGGAGTGGCCCGTACGCCGGGCGGCTCTGGAGGAGCGTCTGGCGCGCGTCGGCGAGCGGCGTGCGGGGGCGGAGCGTGGGATGCGCCACCCCTCTGAACCACCGCGCGGACCTGGGGTTACCATATGA
- a CDS encoding serine hydrolase domain-containing protein encodes MVQLSDPLAQHDNPFGPLLDDGVRAGVYPGAVWAVGDARTTLSAGAVGALDPARPAGPMLRDTLFDVASLTKILAVWAVVGTLVDAGKLEPDAPLGAYWPEAAGRPLAGVTALNLLTHTAGLPLRANLRPLYGSDPQDVRDGVLSEPLRHRPGEAVAYTDRAALILGYLAEHLTRRPLARLAQDRVWTPLGMTETRYGPLSAETRERCAPTEYDEESGAPLRGTVHDFSARLLGGACGIAGVFTTAGDVGLFLRHLLAPVPGTFSAEWAAASLRVRTGALTPPRGLFWHPAPGTDPADDIWAHFGFTGTGLWVSPARGRWAVLLTNRLYFTRDPGPLARVRDVFRTLAFPDRPSL; translated from the coding sequence TTGGTCCAGCTCAGCGATCCCTTGGCCCAGCACGACAATCCCTTCGGTCCGCTCCTCGACGACGGCGTGCGCGCGGGCGTGTACCCCGGTGCCGTGTGGGCGGTGGGCGACGCCCGTACGACCCTCTCCGCGGGGGCCGTAGGAGCGCTCGATCCCGCGCGGCCCGCCGGGCCGATGCTCCGGGACACCCTCTTCGACGTCGCGAGCCTGACCAAGATCCTCGCGGTCTGGGCCGTGGTCGGCACCCTCGTCGACGCGGGGAAACTGGAACCGGACGCGCCCCTCGGCGCGTACTGGCCGGAGGCCGCGGGCCGGCCCCTCGCCGGCGTCACGGCCCTGAACCTCCTCACCCACACCGCCGGGCTGCCGCTCCGCGCCAATCTGCGGCCCCTGTACGGCTCCGACCCGCAGGACGTCCGCGACGGGGTCCTCTCCGAGCCCCTGCGGCACCGGCCCGGGGAGGCCGTCGCGTACACCGACCGGGCGGCGCTGATCCTCGGCTACCTCGCCGAGCACCTCACGCGTCGGCCCCTGGCCCGGCTCGCCCAGGACCGGGTCTGGACACCGCTCGGCATGACGGAGACCCGCTACGGACCGCTGTCCGCCGAGACCCGGGAGCGCTGCGCGCCCACCGAGTACGACGAGGAGAGCGGCGCCCCGCTCCGGGGGACCGTGCACGACTTCTCGGCCCGGCTCCTCGGCGGCGCCTGCGGGATCGCCGGCGTCTTCACCACCGCGGGCGACGTCGGCCTGTTCCTCCGCCACCTGCTCGCTCCGGTGCCCGGGACTTTCTCCGCCGAGTGGGCGGCGGCCTCGCTGCGCGTCCGCACCGGCGCGCTGACCCCGCCGCGCGGGCTCTTCTGGCACCCGGCACCGGGCACGGACCCGGCGGACGACATCTGGGCGCACTTCGGGTTCACCGGCACGGGCCTGTGGGTCTCGCCCGCGCGCGGCCGCTGGGCGGTGCTCCTCACGAACCGGCTGTACTTCACCCGGGACCCCGGACCACTGGCCCGGGTCCGTGACGTCTTCCGGACGCTCGCGTTCCCGGACCGGCCCAGCCTCTGA
- a CDS encoding RNA-guided endonuclease InsQ/TnpB family protein, with amino-acid sequence MSIQQPLVANIKAGNLGREGAKRRLRAEAKPIIFREDAAQPFDDRILTWNLDARTVSIWTLAGRIKHIPFVCSDQAFKLLASRKGESDLVMRDGMFFLIATIDISEPEVSEPDGFLGVDLGIVNIATTSDGEIMAGRGLNRYRQRHRALRQKLQKKRTKSAKRVLKRVRCREARHAANQNHIIAKQLVATAERTSRGIALEDLSGIRQRVTAKKDQRARLHSWAFAQLGAFVEYKARRAGVPVVFVDPRNTSRQCSECWHTHRTNRVTQARFVCRSCGTVMHADRNGSRNIAHRGDAVWKRGAVNRPRTSTR; translated from the coding sequence GTGAGCATCCAACAGCCACTCGTAGCGAACATCAAGGCCGGAAACCTCGGCCGGGAAGGCGCCAAGCGCCGCCTTCGGGCGGAGGCGAAGCCGATCATCTTCCGTGAGGACGCGGCTCAGCCGTTCGACGACCGCATCCTGACGTGGAACCTCGACGCCCGCACGGTGTCGATCTGGACTCTCGCAGGGCGAATCAAGCACATCCCGTTCGTCTGCTCAGATCAGGCATTCAAGCTCCTGGCCTCCCGCAAGGGGGAGTCGGACCTGGTGATGCGGGACGGCATGTTCTTCCTGATCGCCACCATCGACATCTCTGAGCCCGAGGTGTCCGAGCCGGACGGCTTCCTCGGCGTGGACCTCGGCATCGTGAACATCGCCACCACCTCGGACGGCGAGATCATGGCCGGACGCGGACTCAACCGCTATCGGCAGCGGCACCGTGCTCTGCGGCAGAAGTTGCAGAAGAAGCGCACCAAGAGCGCGAAGCGCGTCCTCAAGCGCGTCCGGTGCCGGGAGGCCCGGCACGCCGCGAACCAGAACCACATCATCGCCAAACAGCTCGTCGCCACAGCTGAACGCACCTCGCGTGGGATCGCCCTGGAAGACCTCTCGGGCATCCGGCAGAGGGTTACGGCCAAGAAAGACCAGCGGGCACGACTGCACTCCTGGGCGTTCGCCCAGCTCGGCGCCTTCGTCGAGTACAAGGCACGCCGGGCGGGGGTGCCCGTGGTCTTCGTGGACCCGCGCAACACCTCCCGCCAGTGCTCGGAGTGCTGGCACACCCATCGCACGAACAGGGTGACTCAAGCACGGTTCGTCTGCCGGTCCTGCGGGACCGTCATGCACGCGGACCGCAACGGCTCCCGCAACATCGCCCACCGAGGCGACGCTGTGTGGAAGCGGGGCGCAGTCAACCGCCCCAGAACCAGCACACGCTGA
- a CDS encoding VanW family protein: MPRSRTDHAPTPREGRSPRLRTAAIATGVVAVAAGGLYVAGLVTTGDDISAGTSVAGVDVGGMSRAEARAKLAAEAPAAWSAPIPVTVGDRNATVSPAAAGLTVDVEKTAELAADPSRDPVTVIGRLFSSGEREIRPVFAYDEARTQAAVAELAKKNDRKVREGSVAFRDGEAVATRAVTGQKLDTGRAAETLRAAYPAASGASPVTLPVALTEPKLGDSEVTRFLDTYAKPAVSAPVTLTAGAERLRISPATLGDHLSVKAENGTLSAALDAEALLRDPDVAQPLASMTGAPVEATLGVRDGKVVVEAEGKAGQEVTAKALGEAVRPLLTKDGATARTAPVATTVTQPELTADSLARLGITEQMSTFTVDFPTAPYRTTNIGRAAELINGSVVQPGEVWSFNETVGERTADNGFVDGTMILDGQYRSAPGGGVSAMATTVFNAMFFAGVKPVEYGAHSFYIERYPAGREATVAWGSLDLKFRNDSGKPIYIKADATDSSVTVSFLGTKKYDSVEAVAGPRTNETEPAKREGTGEACMPQEPLEGFDISVDRVFKDGGAEVKRETFTTHYTPRDEVTCKSTSRP; encoded by the coding sequence GTGCCCCGCTCCAGGACCGACCATGCCCCGACGCCCCGCGAGGGGCGCAGTCCGCGCCTCCGGACGGCGGCGATCGCGACGGGTGTGGTCGCCGTCGCCGCGGGCGGCCTGTACGTCGCGGGGCTTGTCACCACCGGGGACGACATATCCGCCGGCACCAGCGTCGCCGGCGTGGACGTGGGCGGCATGAGCCGCGCCGAGGCGCGGGCGAAGCTCGCGGCCGAGGCCCCGGCCGCCTGGAGCGCGCCGATACCCGTCACGGTCGGCGACCGCAATGCCACCGTCTCCCCCGCCGCCGCGGGCCTGACCGTGGACGTGGAGAAGACCGCCGAGCTGGCGGCCGACCCGTCCCGCGACCCCGTGACCGTCATCGGGCGGCTCTTCTCCTCCGGCGAGCGCGAGATACGTCCCGTGTTCGCCTACGACGAGGCCAGGACACAGGCCGCCGTGGCCGAGCTGGCCAAGAAGAACGACCGGAAGGTCCGCGAGGGCTCCGTCGCCTTCCGCGACGGCGAAGCCGTCGCGACCCGGGCGGTCACCGGCCAGAAGCTCGACACCGGGCGGGCCGCCGAGACCCTCCGCGCGGCCTACCCCGCCGCTTCGGGCGCCTCGCCCGTCACCCTCCCCGTCGCCCTCACGGAACCGAAGCTGGGCGACTCCGAGGTCACCCGCTTCCTCGACACGTACGCGAAGCCCGCCGTCTCCGCCCCGGTGACGCTCACGGCCGGTGCCGAACGGCTGCGGATCTCCCCCGCCACCCTCGGCGACCACCTCTCCGTGAAGGCCGAGAACGGCACGCTCAGCGCCGCGCTCGACGCCGAGGCCCTCCTCCGCGACCCCGACGTCGCCCAACCTCTCGCGTCCATGACGGGCGCCCCGGTCGAGGCGACCCTCGGGGTGCGGGACGGCAAGGTCGTCGTCGAGGCGGAGGGCAAGGCGGGGCAGGAGGTCACCGCGAAGGCCCTCGGCGAGGCCGTGCGCCCGCTGCTCACCAAGGACGGCGCCACGGCCCGCACGGCCCCGGTGGCCACCACGGTCACGCAGCCCGAGCTGACCGCCGACTCGCTGGCCCGCCTCGGCATCACCGAGCAGATGTCGACCTTCACCGTCGACTTCCCCACCGCGCCCTACCGGACCACGAACATCGGCCGGGCCGCCGAGCTCATCAACGGCTCCGTGGTGCAGCCCGGTGAGGTCTGGAGCTTCAACGAGACGGTCGGCGAGCGCACCGCGGACAACGGCTTCGTGGACGGCACGATGATCCTCGACGGCCAGTACCGCTCCGCACCGGGCGGCGGCGTGTCGGCCATGGCCACCACCGTCTTCAACGCGATGTTCTTCGCCGGGGTGAAGCCCGTCGAGTACGGCGCCCACTCCTTCTACATCGAGCGCTACCCCGCCGGCCGGGAGGCCACCGTCGCCTGGGGCAGCCTGGACCTGAAGTTCCGCAACGACTCGGGCAAGCCGATCTACATCAAGGCGGACGCGACGGACTCCTCGGTCACCGTGAGCTTCCTCGGGACGAAGAAGTACGACTCCGTGGAGGCGGTGGCCGGTCCGCGCACCAACGAAACGGAACCCGCGAAGCGCGAGGGCACCGGCGAGGCCTGCATGCCGCAGGAGCCCCTCGAAGGCTTCGACATCTCCGTGGACCGCGTCTTCAAGGACGGCGGCGCCGAGGTGAAGCGGGAGACCTTCACCACGCACTACACCCCGCGTGACGAGGTCACGTGCAAGTCAACTTCTCGGCCCTGA
- a CDS encoding VOC family protein yields the protein MSTIKQFQVTFDCAEPARLAAFWCEVLGYVVPTVPEGFATWEEYHHSLPPEDEVYFACADPSGVGPRVLFQRVPEGKVVKNRVHLDVRVGTGLVGDERLATLEAECARLMALGAKHVLTQRADGVNESCITMQDIEGNEFCLA from the coding sequence ATGTCAACGATCAAGCAGTTCCAAGTGACCTTCGACTGCGCGGAACCCGCGCGCCTCGCCGCCTTCTGGTGCGAGGTGTTGGGGTACGTCGTACCGACAGTCCCGGAGGGCTTTGCCACGTGGGAGGAGTACCACCACTCGCTGCCGCCCGAGGACGAGGTCTACTTCGCGTGCGCTGATCCCTCGGGTGTGGGCCCGCGCGTGCTGTTCCAGCGAGTTCCCGAAGGCAAGGTCGTCAAGAACCGGGTGCATCTTGATGTGCGGGTCGGCACAGGGCTCGTGGGTGACGAGCGCCTGGCCACGCTCGAGGCCGAATGCGCACGGCTGATGGCGCTCGGCGCGAAACACGTGCTGACGCAGCGCGCCGACGGCGTCAACGAGTCGTGCATCACGATGCAGGACATCGAGGGCAACGAGTTCTGCCTCGCCTGA
- a CDS encoding IclR family transcriptional regulator → MPATPSPGPASHGPLSPGPPSHGPQSVDRALAVLDAVGDADRPVGAKALARRLGCALSTVYHVTGPLLARGYLVRTAEGYAPGPRVPALHRSHQRHHGLGAGTGELLGRLRRATGAEAYHTAYRDGLITVVDTTAPVTDTAHPFTPGPEDRAHATAHGKALLAALPRPLRRRYLADHGMARFTERTITSAERFEAEAAQVRGQGFAVSVGEADLAYTCLAVALPERGDGIVHALSVSLPTADFGRRQGELRAALARAVPDFPALPES, encoded by the coding sequence ATGCCCGCCACCCCGAGCCCCGGACCCGCGAGCCACGGACCCCTGAGCCCCGGACCCCCGAGCCACGGGCCCCAGTCCGTCGACCGGGCCCTCGCCGTGCTCGACGCCGTCGGCGACGCCGACCGGCCCGTCGGGGCGAAGGCGCTGGCGCGACGGCTCGGCTGCGCGCTCTCGACCGTCTACCACGTCACCGGGCCCCTGCTCGCGCGCGGCTACCTCGTCCGCACCGCCGAGGGGTACGCGCCCGGGCCCCGCGTCCCCGCCCTGCACCGCTCCCACCAGCGCCACCACGGCCTCGGCGCCGGGACCGGCGAGCTCCTCGGCCGGCTGCGGCGGGCCACGGGAGCGGAGGCGTACCACACCGCCTACCGCGACGGACTGATCACCGTCGTCGACACCACCGCCCCGGTGACCGACACCGCCCACCCCTTCACCCCCGGCCCCGAGGACCGCGCGCACGCGACAGCCCACGGCAAGGCGCTCCTCGCCGCGCTCCCGCGCCCGCTGCGCCGCCGCTATCTCGCCGACCACGGCATGGCCCGCTTCACCGAGCGGACCATCACCAGCGCCGAACGCTTCGAGGCGGAGGCCGCCCAGGTGCGCGGCCAGGGGTTCGCCGTCTCGGTGGGCGAGGCGGACCTCGCCTACACCTGCCTCGCCGTGGCCCTGCCCGAGCGCGGCGACGGCATCGTCCACGCGCTGTCCGTCTCCCTCCCCACCGCCGACTTCGGACGGCGGCAGGGCGAACTCCGGGCGGCGCTCGCCCGCGCCGTACCCGACTTTCCGGCCCTGCCGGAATCCTGA
- a CDS encoding putative quinol monooxygenase yields the protein MIFIAVRFTARPDHADRWLDLVADFTRATREEPGNLFFDWSRSVDDPNVFVLLEAFADAEAGAAHVSSAHFAAGLAAMAGAIATTPEIINVEVPQQGWGAMAELAPTDA from the coding sequence ATGATCTTCATCGCCGTCCGTTTCACCGCCCGTCCCGACCACGCCGACCGCTGGCTCGACCTGGTCGCCGACTTCACCCGCGCCACCCGCGAGGAGCCCGGCAACCTCTTCTTCGACTGGTCCCGGAGCGTCGACGACCCGAACGTCTTCGTCCTCCTGGAGGCGTTCGCCGACGCCGAGGCCGGCGCCGCCCACGTCTCCTCCGCCCATTTCGCCGCCGGCCTCGCCGCCATGGCCGGCGCCATCGCCACGACCCCCGAGATCATCAACGTCGAGGTCCCGCAGCAGGGCTGGGGCGCCATGGCCGAGCTCGCCCCGACCGACGCCTGA
- a CDS encoding LacI family DNA-binding transcriptional regulator, whose amino-acid sequence MAVSGRQTGRPTLEEVAARAGVGRGTVSRVINGSPKVSEQAKAAVEQAVAELGYVPNRAARALAGSRTDAVALVIPETEARLFAEPYFLDIIRGVSTELADADKQLLLTLIRSDQERQRFEQYLAAQRVDGVLLVSVHGDDPLPDQVRALGLPAVLNGRRREDERVAFVDSDNTGAGRTAVAHLAARGRRGIATITGPLDMYVARCRLDGYREGLAEAGLAPDEALVANGDFTEEGGRRAMRELLDRRPGLDAVFAASDVMAAGARGVLREAGRRVPEDVALVGVDDSAVARHMDPPLTSVRQPIEEMGRTMARLLLQEIAEPSEPDEQPRRMLPTELVVRGSS is encoded by the coding sequence ATGGCGGTGAGCGGACGGCAGACCGGCAGGCCCACCCTGGAAGAGGTCGCGGCCCGGGCCGGAGTCGGCCGCGGCACGGTCTCCCGGGTCATCAACGGCTCCCCGAAGGTGAGCGAGCAGGCCAAGGCCGCCGTCGAACAGGCCGTCGCCGAACTCGGCTACGTCCCCAACCGGGCCGCCCGCGCCCTCGCCGGCAGCCGCACCGACGCCGTCGCCCTGGTGATCCCCGAGACCGAGGCGCGGCTCTTCGCCGAGCCGTACTTCCTCGACATCATCCGCGGCGTCAGCACCGAACTCGCCGACGCCGACAAGCAGTTGCTGCTCACCCTGATCCGCAGCGACCAGGAGCGCCAGCGCTTCGAGCAGTACCTCGCCGCCCAGCGCGTCGATGGCGTCCTGCTCGTCTCCGTGCACGGCGACGACCCGCTGCCGGACCAGGTCCGCGCCCTCGGCCTGCCCGCCGTCCTCAACGGCCGTCGCCGAGAGGACGAGCGCGTCGCCTTCGTCGACTCCGACAACACCGGCGCCGGCCGGACCGCCGTCGCCCACCTCGCCGCGCGCGGCCGGCGCGGCATCGCCACCATCACGGGCCCCCTCGACATGTACGTGGCGCGCTGCCGGCTCGACGGCTACCGCGAGGGCCTGGCGGAGGCCGGACTCGCCCCCGACGAGGCCCTCGTCGCCAACGGAGACTTCACCGAGGAGGGCGGCCGGCGCGCCATGCGGGAACTCCTCGACCGCAGGCCCGGCCTCGACGCCGTCTTCGCCGCCTCCGACGTGATGGCCGCCGGCGCGCGCGGGGTGCTGCGCGAGGCGGGCCGCCGGGTCCCCGAGGACGTCGCGCTCGTCGGCGTCGACGACTCGGCCGTCGCCCGGCACATGGACCCGCCCCTCACGAGCGTCCGGCAGCCCATCGAGGAGATGGGCCGCACGATGGCGCGCCTCCTCCTCCAGGAGATCGCCGAGCCCAGCGAGCCGGACGAGCAGCCCCGCCGGATGCTGCCCACCGAGCTGGTCGTCCGCGGCTCTTCCTGA